ttctctaattgattcatttgattgCTTCAGATCATTTCGGTCCGTCACTTTCCTTTTCTGATTTCACTGGttaacagtggtatcagagctgtcGATTTCTCGGCAGCTATGGCGGAAGGAACGAGATCTCAGGATATTCACAAATTCGAAGAAAGCTTCAGGAACATGATGAAGGAACATCAAGAGCAAGTGAATCAGGAATTGGAGTCCTTGCGGAGCATGGTGATGGAGCTAGGGCACCAATTGGTGCAGAGGAATCCCCAAGAGTCTCGATAACCCTCTACATCTAATGATGGAACCCCGGGATCAAGTCACAACTCTCAGAATTACTTTGCGCCGTCTCGATTCACGAAGCTAGATTTTTCCCGTTTCAATGGCGAGGACTTCAGGAGTTGGTTGGTCAAATGCGAGCAATTCTTTGACATAGATGAGACACCATCTCATGTAAAAGTCAAATTGGTGGTGATCTATTTGGAAGGAAGGGCCCTCCAATGGCACCAAGTATACATGAAGGGAAAGTTGAAGCGGGAATTGCTAGGATGAGAAGAGTACGTGAGGGTGTTGGGGGATAGATTTGGTAGTAATCTGTACGATGACCCTATGTTTGATCTTATGGGATTGAAGCAAAAAGGAAATGTCCAAAATTATGTAGACTCATTTAAATAAGTGATCAATAGGCTGGAGCTTCCAGAGAGTTACGTCGTTAGCTGTTTTCTCAGTGGCCTCAAGCCTGAGATTCATGCTCGTGTTCCAATGTTCTTCCCCAAGAAATTAAATCAGGCCATGACTCTTGCAAGATTACAAGAGAATTGTGGCCTACTGCCTACGCCCGTTTCAAGGAGGAACCCGTAGCTAGAATCAAGTCTGCCGCAGGCGATGGTGCCTTACACTAGCTCGAGTTCAACTGCTTCTCGTTATCATGCCCAAGGATCAGGGTAGAGTACCGGTGCTAGACGGATACCAAGTGTAGACATTGACATGAAGCGGGCCAAGGGATTGTGCTTTTGGTGTGATGAAAGGTACACTCCAGGTCATCAGTACAAGAAAAGACAGTTGTATGCCATCAAAATGTTTGATGAGGCTAGtgaggaagaagagaagaaggATGTCGGAATGAGGGAGGAAGAGATTTTTGTGGAGTTAAAGGGATCCCCGGCCATATCTTTACATGCCTTGGTTAGCATCCCACATTTCCACACTATGAAGGTGATGGGGCATGTGGGAAGACAATCGGTCCATATTTTAATCGATGGAGGAAGCACTCACAATTTCTTACATCCAAAGGCAGCGAAACGACTAGGATGCAAGATCGAACTTGCCCCAAGGATGACGATTTCAGTGGTTGATGGGAGGGAACTCTCTAATGAATGGGAGTGCAAGAATTTTATATGGAAAATACAATGGGTAGAATTCTGTACCGATGTTAGAATATTCCCAGTAGGTGGGTGTGAAATGGTGTTGGGATGCCAGTGGTTAGCATCACTTGGGAATATTAGCTGGAATTACGCCAAGCTAATAATGGAATTTAGCCATCACAAACAAATGGTCGTCTTGAGGGGATCCACTCAACCTTTTGTTAAGCTCACGACTGCTAAAGGGATTCGTAGAATCCTCAAGAAGCCCGCACAGGTGGATCAGGTGCAAATTTGCAGAATGGAAGTGAATGCGCAAGGGGAATGCCACTTGAGCCCGTGGGTAGAAATGCAAGGGGGTGACTTCCAGAATCCTAGTATTTCTACTTCACAGGTTAGCGGTACTCCTCAACCAGAGCTTGAATTGGCAATTTCTGAATTCTCAGTTTatttcaagaaccaagttccttACCTCCCATGAGAGAGCATGATCATGGAATTACTTTTTTATGGCTGGTATCGAATCAATTAGTGTGAGGCCATATAGATACCCGTGTTTGCAGAAGgatgaaattgaaaaacaaattACACAGATGTTGACTTCTGGCATAATACAGCCAAGTGTGAGCCCTTTCTAATCACCAATAGTTTTAGTGAAGAAGAAGGATGGTAATTGGAGGATGTGCATTGACTATCCGGAATTAAATAAGGCAACTGTAAAGGATAAATTTCCCATTCCAGTTATTGAGGAACTCTTGGATGAACTATTTGGAGCTCGATTCTTTACTAAACTAGACCTGCGGTCAGGATACCATCAGATCTATATGAAGTTGGAAGATATCGGAAAAACAGTATTTCGCACCCATGAAGGGCATTACGAGTTCTTGGTCATACTTTTTGAGTTCACCAATGCCCCTTCGACATTTCAGAATCTCATAAATGCTATCTTCAGACCGTACTTGAGGAAATTCATTCTGGTTTTCTTCGACGATATTCTCATATACAGTAGTTCGTGGGAAAGCCATTTGGAGCACATAAGGATGACTTTTTCAATTCTGAGGGACAACCAACTCTTTGTCAAGAAGAGCAAATGTAGCTTTGGGGTACAGCAGATTGAGTACATCGGCCATGTGATTTCAGCGAAGAGGGTTTCGACGGATCCAAGCAAAATTCATGCTATGGTCAGATGGCCTAGACCTTCCAATCACAAGGAGCTTCGGAGTTTTTTGGGCTTAACTGGCTATTATAGGAGATTTATCCAGCACTATAGTAATACCTGCAGACCCTTACATGACGTATTAAAGAGTGAGAAGTTTAGTTGGAACAGTGACGCGGAAGGAGCTTTTACTAATCTCAAATCAGCCTTAACTTCTGCCCCTGTGCTCGCTCTTTCCAATTTTGCAGAAGAATTCGTCATCGAGACAGATGCTAGTGGTAATGGAGTCGAAGCCGTATTGATGCAGAAAGGGCGACCCTTAGCATATATGAGCAAGTCTTTATCTTCACGAAATCTGGCACTGTCAGCTTATGAGAAGGAAATGCTGGCTATGGTAATGGCAGTGTAAAAATGGAGGCCATATTTAATTGGGGTACATTTCAAGATCAAAACTGATCACTAAAGCTTAAAATATTTGGTTGATCAGAGGATCTTCACTCCATACCAGCAAAAATGGTTGGCGAAATTGATGGGATATGACTATGAGGTCATCTATAAGAAGGGGCATGAAAATTTAGCAACTGAAGCCTTGTCTAGGGTATCCTATACCGGACAGATGCAGGCAATTACTACTGTTACTTCTACTATGGTGAACTAGATCAAGAGAAGTTGGGAGCAGGACCCTAAACTCCAACAAATCATCTCTGCCAAACAACAGAACGCAGCCTTGCATCCTCACTATACATGGGAACATGATTAGCTTAGAAGGAAAGGGAAACTGGTTGTAGGTGATGATGCAGCCTTGAAGACCTCTCTTATACAGCTATACCATTCCACGGCAGTTGGGGGTCACTCAGGTATATATGCTACTTATCATAAGATGACTTCTGTTCTATATTAGAAGGGAATGTATACAGATGTCAAAAGTTTTGTCTTGGTTTGCGACACTTGCCAGCGGAATAAATATGACACGGCTGCGTACCTGGGGTTACTTCAGCCACTTCCTATCCCAGAAAAAGTTTGGCAAGACATCTCTATGGATTTCATTGATGGACTTCCAAAATCCCAAGGTAAGACAGTAATTATGGTGGTGGTCGACCGCTTGAGTAAATATGCTCATTTCATGGCCTTGAGCCATCCCTACACATCAGTTGAAGTGGCCCAAACACTTATGGACAACGTCTTCAAGTTACACGGCGTCCCCAACAGCATAGTCAGTGATCGAGACCCAGTGTTCCTTAGCCACTTTTGGCAGGCGTTATTTGCCCAATTAAAGACTCAGCTCCATCTTTCCTCTTCATACCATCAGCAGATCAATGGCCAAACTGAAGTTCTCAACCGATGCGTAGAAACATATCTTCGCTGCATGACTGGTGATCAGCCCAAAAAATGGGCTTTTTGGTTACCTTTGGCCGAATGATGGTAATACACCACTTTTCAATCGGTAGCTGGATTCACGCCGTACCAGATTTTATACGAGCAGCCACCCTCCCATCATATTCCTTATCTTCCAGGAATCGTTCCCAATGATACAGTTGATAGGAGTCTTAGCTCACGGGAGTCTGTCATCCGGTTGCTCAAATATTATCTCGACAGAGCTCAGAATAGAATGCGGTTGCAGGCTAACAGACATAGGTCTGATAGAAACTTTGATGTTGGGGACTGGGTTTTCGTTAAACTGCAGCCTTATCGTCAACAATCGGTAGCGTACAAGAGTTCTCACAAATTGGTACCCTGCTACTTCGGCCCTTTTCAGATTTGCAAGAAGGTGGGTGCTGTTGCGTACCAGCTGAACCTACCCCCTGCAGCAAAGGTCCACCCCACATTTCACGTTTCATAGCTCAAAAGGAAGCATGGCAACCAGACTCTCCAAGTGACTCTGCCCCCTGCTACTTTACCAGTTGATTTGAAATACCCCACGGCCCTCTTGGCTCACAGGGTGGTGAAGAAGGGACTCGTACCTGAGATTCAAGTTTTGATTCAATAGTCGAATTCCTTCCCAGAGGATGCGATTTGGGAATCTTACTCCAACGTCAAGCTACACTACCCTGAGTTCTGCTCTACCCTTGAGGACAAGGGTCATTCCATTGGGGAGCATTGATATGAAGAATAATTACAACTACCAGCTCGGATGCCAGCATGGACTCCATGTCAAAGGCTTCTTCAGGAAGGATGTGCGCATGTGCGGAGTTAGTTAGTTTGTTAGAATTCAGTTAGAATAAGCGGCGTTAGAATAAGCGGCATGTATAAAGCATGAGAATGCAGAGGAGGGAACCAGTCAGTCTTATGCATTATTCTTGCTTCTTCTCCAAAATTGTATTTTCTCTTTAGGATGACCACTGATCTCCTGTCAGTCTTATCAATGCTGTAATCAATTTTCAGAATTGTTCACTCCATCAattctctaattgattcatttgattgCTTCGGATCATTTCGGTCcgtcattttccttttttgattTCACTGGttaacagtggtatcagagctgtcGATTCCTCGGCAGCTATGGCGGAAGGAACGAGATCTTAGGACATTCGCAAATTCGAAGAAAGCTTCAGGAACATGATGAAGGAACATCAAGAGCAAGTGAATCAGGAATTAGAGTCCTTGCGGAGCATGGTGATGGAGCTAGGGCACCAATTGGTGCAGAGGAATCCCCAAGAGTCTCGACAACCCTCTACATCTAATGATGGAACCCCGGGATCGAGTCGCAACTCTCAGAATTACTTTGCGCTGTCTCGATTCACGAAGGTAAAATTTCCCCGTTTCAATGGCGAGGACTTCAGGAGTTGGCTGGTCAAATGCGAGCAATTCTTAGCAGAGGgtcgacgcggggatcgctcgagAAGGTGTTTAGACTTTTGGGCtatagaatagttgaatttgtacttgttataagttgactagtaagatgtatatagttatcGTGGTAGTTGTAGTTATCaatttttttagggtttattttctggtactcgtggtatgtatgacttgatgtactagtttatgcaagtaaatagaactttcttttaacgtgaaatctattttcttattttaaatattgagtcctggcgcgagttaaacaggcgtcccgccgataccctagaaTTTGCCTTTGGGAGAAGTGGATCGTCACAGTAGGAGTACTGAGGTATGCTCCTAAAACATCTTCAAGAGCTTTGAGTGGGTCTTAAGTCTTAACTTGAGCGTTTATAGGCCAATAGAACTTCCAATGCTAATGTAGAGCTTTATTTATGCAAAAAAGTTTCTTGATTGTATCACAAACacctttttcaatcactttttcaTCTTTCGAACCGCCAGTTTATCTCATAGGGATAATTGCATAAACATtccctgagatttctgacagTTGCACTCACCTCCTCTGATATTTGAAAAATAGCACTACCCTCTCCTGAAATTAAGATTTTGATAGCAACTTTATCCCATGTTAGAGAAAGTGCCATTAAAAAAATCTTTTGGAAAATGTGATACtaattttgtttcatttatACCCTTTTTGCCTCTTGTGAAGTAgtattagtaaaagaatgaaaaatattAAGAGATGAAAATAATTAGTGAAACTCAGAAGATATATGTGCAAAGGGAACAAGGACAGCAGTGAAATTTGGAAGAAACAACAAATATATGTTCAAAAATGAGTTCTAAAGTATATAAAAAAACTGTTGATCAAGTAAGAAAATTCATCTTTGATCAGTACAAAAGAGTTTCTTATTGCCATACTTTATAGTATATCGATTTCACACTATttactatatttcatacacaaCTATGTTCTCTCATGATCGACACAACAATTTCATCATACTACGAATATTACCATAATTTTGTGTATTAAGTTGAGATGATAAAGGATTGTTTACCTATCATCTTTTGATTGTCACagattttaatagaaaaatcctcagattttgctttgatttttgttttctttctccttttgtttCATAAATGTATAAGATGAAATAAACTCAACCAAAACTTATTCTTTTATGAAGTTTTATctagaggttttttttttctcctacaTTTTCTTGCTTCTGTTTCTCTTTTATGTAGAAAATATATGATTTGCATTGTTCTTTCAAGTGTTGTCAATCACAAAATGACACCATTTTAGAAGTGCACTTACAGTActcaataaaacaaaaaaaataatcattaatcttgtttaattacttaTCTTAGACTTGTTTATTGTCCTAATTTTTTTGCCCCAAATTTGTTTACTAACAACCTTAAACTCTTAGGGTAGAGAAGTAAATTTATCCTATCTTATATAAGCTATAGGCCACAAATTCATGACAGGGGAGGTAGGAGGTTAGTACAATTTttcaaacctcaagggaggtgaGTGCAACAGTCAGAAATCTTAGAGAGGAGGTTTTCGCAATTACCCCTATCTCATCGTAAAAAAAGTGctataatattttttcaaaatatcaatcTAAATAATCTCCTGTTCAAACACACTCATAATTTCATATTCCATTCAACACCGTTACTTGAATGGATCCCTTTCCCTGTTCAAACACACTCATAGCTTCatattccttctttttttttttttttttttggtttatagTTCCAAAGTGTACTTCACTGAGTAAATTATACGGTTCAAGCTATTatacaaaaataaaaggaaaagaaaaaaaacaaaaaataggccattagaaaatgaaaaagagtttgaaaaatgaaaaagaaactgAAAGGAAAATCAGGAGACAAATTTGGGGTGGGTTGTAGAGAGAGAAGGAGAAAGAGAGTTGTGCTTGTGTATGCATGCGCGTGAGAGGGAGGAAATCAGAAAATAACTAAGctgaagaaagagagagagagtgagagagagagagagagagacagagtgtgtgtgtgtgtgtgttgttgGCTTGTTGTAGCGGTTCTGTAGACTCTTTGCAGTTTCTAGTTGTAGTTGTGCTGACTCATGTCGGCTCTTTGACGAATCTGGGCTGGGGAGGGGAATCTCCTCAATTTGTTGGCTCCATTTTTTGATCATCTCACCATCTCACCGTCATTTATCATTCTATAACAAATGGACGGTAATATTAAGACGGAATTCCCCCACTCTCTCTTCTTCTCCTGCTGCCTGTTAACCCTAAATATCCGCTTCCCACCGCCCCCTCCCCTTCCTTGAACTCTGGCTTCACTGAATTGACCATTTTTTCTGGATTCTTGATCAGGAACAACGTCATTAACTTAAAAAATTTTGTCTTTTCCGGTGATGTTTGGATATATTCTGAGAATTTTTACTGTTTTCTTTTGATTGTTACTTGATTACTTCAGTACTGCTGCCCCAGAATTTGCGAATTATTATggcttcattttaggttttctgAATTCCTTTCTTTTGATGTCTGAGAGTTATGCTGCCCActttttgattttgttttccCCTTCTTTCAGGCAATTGTATGTTTGTTTATTAGGCAATCCTTAGCGTTAGTACTTGCTTTGGATTTTGTAACCTTATTTGTGATGCTTGGTTAATCTAGCAGCTATTTTCGAACAGGGCCGGCTGGTGCCAAACGGACCCTTCCAATATTTTTTTGCTGTGCCTTGTTATTTCTGTTTCAATTAACTGCTGCATGATATTGAGTTTTGCCTTGGTCTTTCCTGGTCCCATGATTGCTTCTGATTGCAGTGGGCGTGTGTGCTCTTTCTGTTTGTTGCTTCTGACATTTCATTCATTGTTGGGTGTGCTTGTGTTGAACTTGATGGATTCGCTGGTTCTAGCTCAACTGCACCAGTAGTTACATAATACTACCCTCTGCTCAAATTGTGATGACTATTTAGCTGATGTATTTCATGAATGGAATTGTACCTGTCAGGTGGATCCCCTGACCGGGAATCAGTGGAATCTTGGACCAAAAAATCCAGTATTTCATCTAGTGGTAAGGCTCAGGATCGCAAAGAATTCCTGCGTAGATTCCTAGATAGCAAACTTTTTATCACAAACTTGAAGAGTTGGCTTGACAAGATCGCTGAACGAGGATCAACACCCTTCGATGTCCCTTTTGAGTTGATAGATCTTCAAAAGTTTGATTATGCATTAGAGGGGGTTCCCTTTCAGCAGCTCATTCGGATGCCCAATGCCATATATGCTTCTACATCTGCTGCTGCGGAAGCATCAGCTTATCTTGCTCTTGAAGATTTTCTCCACGCAAGTGTCAAGTGCTTGTGGGAGGCATTTTGGAGTCAGGATGAGCCTCTGCCTTTCTATGTTTCCTCTCTGTACAATGCCAACTTGAGGTTTTACCAGGCTGAGAAGGCCATTGCAAAAGGGAGATTTAGGGACCTTTGTGCCACGGCTATAATGCTGAAGAATCCAAGACATCCCCTGGGGAAGTGGGATGACGTTCTTGAATTAGCACTTTTAAGGCCTGATATTGAAACCCTTGCTACACTTGACGTCGACTCCAGGCCTTCTAGCTTGGCGATAGGTGAAGCTTTGTTTTTTGCTGTTCGTGTGTTGCTTGCAAGAAGCTTCAGCAGGTCGAATATCCCTCTGAGTTTGAACTCTGTTTTTGTTCTTCTATTGGATTCTCAGTATGGTGGGGTCGTCAAAGTTGAAGCAGATGTGAACAAGCTAGAAGCTGATGTGAACAATGTCTATGGATGTGCTGCTGAGTGGATTAAAAATCATTCACGTATTTCAATTTCCCCAGTTGACAGGATCTGGAACAAGCTTGGCAATGCAAATTGGGGGGATATTGGTGCGCTACAGTTGCTTTTTGCTACATTCCATTCAATTGTGCAGTATGCTGGCATGCCTAAGAACTCAGTTGAAGATTTGGCTGCTGATCATAGTTCTCGGCTTCAAGCCAGGAGAATAGAAAGGCAGTTGGGTGATAGCAGTGTGAATGGAAATGGTTTATTTAGGTACCAGCAGCGTAATGCATCCCCAGAAATTGTTGAAGTGCAGGACGAATCCATCAGGTTGGGTTCTGAAAGGTCTATGAAACTAGAAGTAGGATCTGTTCTCTGGCTGGAGGAGTCTGACTCTCGTCAAGGTTATGAGATCAATGAAGTTCTGAGTGATGGTGAGATCCTATACTATATTGCATCATCAATCAAGGATTCAGGAACTGCTCTGTTTTTATATATTGGTTCTCCTCCAACTCAATTAGAACCAGCATGGGAAGATATGAAGTTGTGGTTTCAAGTTCAGAGGCAAACTAAGATATTGGGTGTTATGAAACAAAAGGGGTTGTCTAGCAAGTATCTGCCACAATTGAGTGTATCTGGCAGAGTAATTCACCCTGGTCAGTGTCGGAGACCAAGCTCAGGCGGGAACTGTGACCACCCTTGGTGTGGTACTCCAATATTAGTAACTAGCCCTGTTGGGAGGACTGTGGCTGATATGGTGAGAGTTGGTGAATTCCGTGCAGAGGAGGCTATCAGGTGCTGCCATGATTGTTTATCTGCCCTTCATACTGCTGCATCAGCTGGAATGCGGCACGGAGATATTCGACCTGAGAATGTTATTTGTGTGACATCTGGAAGGGGGCAGCCTTATTTTGTCCTTATTGGTTGGGGACATGCTATCTTAGAGGAGAGAGATCGTCCAGCAATGAATCTTCATTTCTCCTCTACATATGCCCTTCAAGAGGGAAAGTTGTGCTCGGCTTCTGATGCCGAGAGCCTTGTATATATGCTTTACTTTGCCTCGGGTGCAGAGTTGCCTGATCTTGATTCTGTGGAGGGGGCACTGCAATGGAGAGAAACCTCTTGGTCAAAGAGGCTGATACAACAGAAGCTTGGAGATATGTCTGCTGTCTTGAAAGCATTTGCAGATTATGTTGATAGTTTATGCGGAACACCATATCCTATGGATTATGACATCTGGCTAAGAAGGTTGAGGAGACATATTCATGAAGAAGATCATGGGAAGGAAATTGACAGGGGTAGTTAGATTCGTTTCTTTCTATCTTAGGTGTCAGGATTGGAAGATCATTAGTTTCTGACTCTGGGATAGCTTTTCAGGATTTTGGGCAGATTTCCGTTCAATTTGTGGATTATTTGCCATGCTTATGGAAAAAGGCCTCTAGGTTGCTATAGTGGTTCAGAGTGCTATCTTTGGAGATCGTTACTGAACAGCAAGGTCATCCCAGCAGCTGGATACTGTTGTTTCTTCTTGATAGATGGTTTGGGCTTCCCCCAGTCATTTACACATGCAGACGAACCCCAAGCTGAGGATTTACGAGGTGAACGGTCATGACAAAATGATTGGAAAGTGTGGTGCTTGTTCTTGCAGTTGAGCTGGTGTAACCAAATATCTAtatgtttctttttcttatttttttttcatgtagATTTGGACACTGTATTTTGTCTCAAGTTCTGTTATATATTGTAAAGATGGCCGCTGCAGATTGTTTTCAGATATACGAGTGTTTGTTCGAGGATAATGAACTTGTCGAATTTAGAGAATCCTACATCATTGGCAAGTAAGATATTACTTGTGTAAATGTATTTCGTTGATTTATTTGATCCAGTCACTTTCTTTATATTACTCATCTTTCTTGTAATTCTAGGCAATGCTGCCATTTTTTGCGATTGTCGCTTTGTTGGATTTTCCATGTGCTTGATGCTAGTAATATTTGCATAACACAACTTTGagttactctctctctctctctctctctctctctctgctgGTGCAGGCTCTAGGATAAGAATTTAGGAAGGATGAACACGCAGGCTACTGGGTCATACTTGCTGAACTCATTATGCAGCTCGTGGTGAAAGGCAATGATGCCGTTCAACATGCAAGTAAGAGAATAATTTTTCTTTCCGGTTGTTGTGATCATTAATTGAAAGTAAGACTTGACAATGGAGAACTGGTTTGTTGTTATAGTCATCAATTGAAAGTCAGACTTGTCAAAGGGGAACCCCAAGTGTTGAGGGGCTTTCCAATTGGAACGGAAACAACCGCTCCTTGCCAATGGGAATGAAAAATGATCCTTTGTTTTGTATTTTCTCTTTCCATGTGATGGCAAGATAATTAATGATATTTGCCATTTTCCTCATGAATGTAATGCAACGTCTTGTTGTCATTGCTCTGAAAGTTCCATGTTGTCGAGTGTTTTACGAGTAGCAAACTCCATCAAACGTTTTAAAGCACACTAGGTTTAAGTTGAGATCCATTTCTGATATCCCTCTATGGTTTTGTTTATTAAAGATAAGAGAAATTTAGGTGGGGGGGTAATACACAAGAAATGACTCCCATACTGCAATTTCTCTTTGCTTTTATTCGTCATAGTTTGCATTCTTGTTAAATGCTCAAGCTTTTTGGAGATTTCACTATGAGGTTTTCTGGCCCCTTTGGGATGGTTGCTAATTGTTAAATTCTCTGAGACCACCTGCTACCTTTGCTATTATTAAGTACTTGATTACCTTTTTAATACAAGCATATCTATAGGGAGAGGAAATATAATATTGATGAATGCCTCCCTCATTTAGCTACGTCCTCTTTGTGAATGGAGGGATGGGTTTTGCGACTGCTATAAGATGAAATGGGATGCAACTTTATAGCTTTTCGATGCACTCCTGCAAAGAGAACTCGTCGTTCCATTTAGGGTTCGTTGTTTGGCTGTAAAATATTTCCCCAAGCACATATATTTCAGCGGAAAATTAAAATGTACTTTCTCACGTTTAAGTTTgactttttgaaaatattttcctcgCAACTAATGTCGATTGCTCCGTTTCCTCAGACTACCAACGTTCTAGTACGCAATTACCACCACTCCTGCTGCATCAAAATCACCTGAAACAAACACCACCACCAGTTCAGGACCCAAAATGACGATAAAAAATTTCCTTAAAGCACTCGCCACAAGGCCCCAGCAAAACCCAATGCCCTTTTGGAGATCCATCCACCAATTACATAGATTTCAAATTCTCCACTGATGCCCATCAGAGAAGATAGAGGAAAGAGGAATCAGTAGATTTGTGTGTTAgagagaaaggaagagaaaCCCATACGAATTTAGAAAGGGAGGAGAAGGAAGGGTTAGAAGATGAGCCGCTTTTGGAAATTGGAAGAGCAGGTCGTTTTGGGTTGGAGGTAAAATGTAATTAAAGCTAGACAGGCTACGTTGGCATGAGCTTCTTCTCTGTTGCTCATTTTCCTGCCTTTGCATAATTTCCAGGGCATCCATCATAGACTACATGATCCAGCACATCTTTGGTCTTCTCCGTCCCCTTTCTGATCCAACCCTCTTCTTTGTATGGTTGAAGCATAACTAGAAGGACGCACGCTAgaaatcactaactaatcagCAGGCAATCAACAATTTGAAATCCTCATTTGAGAGAAGCCACCCAAATAACCCAAAAAATTCAGGGTACAAAAACATGCGGTTTTTGTTTGGCATCTGTTAATGCATTAGAATAGGGCTTTTCGAGATGAGTATATGCTCTCAAAAAAGTGAGAGACTAAAAGAGCAGGAAGCATATGCTTTGAGCTCCTAATCAGCATCCATTTCCTCAAGTGCGGCTTTAGCTGCTGCTTTGGCTTCTTCTAAAAGATCATCGGGAACCTGAACATgagagaccaaaaaaaaaaa
The Coffea arabica cultivar ET-39 chromosome 6c, Coffea Arabica ET-39 HiFi, whole genome shotgun sequence genome window above contains:
- the LOC113696137 gene encoding uncharacterized protein, which translates into the protein MELYLSGGSPDRESVESWTKKSSISSSGKAQDRKEFLRRFLDSKLFITNLKSWLDKIAERGSTPFDVPFELIDLQKFDYALEGVPFQQLIRMPNAIYASTSAAAEASAYLALEDFLHASVKCLWEAFWSQDEPLPFYVSSLYNANLRFYQAEKAIAKGRFRDLCATAIMLKNPRHPLGKWDDVLELALLRPDIETLATLDVDSRPSSLAIGEALFFAVRVLLARSFSRSNIPLSLNSVFVLLLDSQYGGVVKVEADVNKLEADVNNVYGCAAEWIKNHSRISISPVDRIWNKLGNANWGDIGALQLLFATFHSIVQYAGMPKNSVEDLAADHSSRLQARRIERQLGDSSVNGNGLFRYQQRNASPEIVEVQDESIRLGSERSMKLEVGSVLWLEESDSRQGYEINEVLSDGEILYYIASSIKDSGTALFLYIGSPPTQLEPAWEDMKLWFQVQRQTKILGVMKQKGLSSKYLPQLSVSGRVIHPGQCRRPSSGGNCDHPWCGTPILVTSPVGRTVADMVRVGEFRAEEAIRCCHDCLSALHTAASAGMRHGDIRPENVICVTSGRGQPYFVLIGWGHAILEERDRPAMNLHFSSTYALQEGKLCSASDAESLVYMLYFASGAELPDLDSVEGALQWRETSWSKRLIQQKLGDMSAVLKAFADYVDSLCGTPYPMDYDIWLRRLRRHIHEEDHGKEIDRGS